A portion of the Natronococcus sp. AD-5 genome contains these proteins:
- a CDS encoding tRNA (guanine(26)-N(2))-dimethyltransferase, producing the protein MRVSEGGIELEVPGEQTEGVEESVFYNPRQELNRDLTIATLRAYRERESRAASYLDAMTASGVRGVRAAADDWAVTCCDVDEEAVALARENLERNGCQATVEHRDVNALMHEDVFDVIDLDPYGTPMPFADAAFSNCRDLLCVTATDTAPLCGAHFNSGVRSYSAVPRNTDYHAEMGVRILLSALARSAARFDVGVEPLLTHATSHYVRTYLELEHKPTAADAAIDELGHLYHCEDCLHREADPGLIADPLEACPNCGGTRILAAGPVWLGSIRNREFVADVRERVPDSFGTAEKARDLCETLEAELDEPTHYDQHKLCRNWGLPANAMDDFLADLREAGHTASRAHYGGTTFKTDASVGEIREATAGSL; encoded by the coding sequence ATGCGCGTCTCCGAGGGCGGGATCGAACTCGAGGTCCCCGGCGAACAGACCGAGGGCGTCGAGGAGTCGGTGTTCTACAATCCGCGACAGGAGTTGAACCGCGACCTGACGATCGCGACGCTGCGAGCCTACCGCGAGCGCGAGTCGCGGGCCGCGTCGTATCTCGACGCGATGACCGCAAGCGGCGTCCGCGGCGTCCGGGCCGCCGCCGACGACTGGGCGGTCACCTGCTGTGACGTCGACGAGGAGGCCGTCGCCCTCGCCAGGGAGAACCTCGAGCGAAACGGCTGCCAGGCGACCGTCGAGCACCGCGACGTCAACGCCCTCATGCACGAGGACGTGTTCGACGTGATCGATCTCGACCCCTACGGGACGCCGATGCCGTTCGCCGACGCGGCGTTTTCGAACTGCCGCGATCTGCTCTGCGTGACCGCGACCGATACCGCGCCGCTGTGTGGCGCACACTTCAACAGCGGCGTCCGATCGTACTCCGCCGTCCCGCGCAACACCGACTACCACGCCGAGATGGGCGTCCGGATCCTGCTTTCGGCGCTCGCTCGCAGCGCCGCCCGCTTCGACGTCGGCGTCGAACCGCTGTTGACCCACGCGACCAGCCACTACGTCCGGACCTACCTCGAACTCGAGCACAAGCCCACCGCGGCCGACGCGGCGATCGACGAACTCGGCCACCTCTACCACTGCGAGGACTGCCTGCACCGGGAGGCCGATCCGGGGCTGATCGCCGACCCGCTCGAGGCGTGTCCGAACTGCGGAGGAACGCGGATCCTCGCCGCCGGTCCGGTCTGGCTCGGTTCGATCCGTAACCGCGAGTTCGTCGCCGACGTTCGCGAGAGGGTTCCGGACTCGTTCGGCACCGCCGAGAAGGCGCGAGACCTCTGCGAGACGCTCGAGGCCGAACTCGACGAGCCGACCCACTACGATCAGCACAAACTCTGTCGGAACTGGGGGCTGCCCGCGAACGCGATGGACGACTTCCTCGCGGATCTGCGGGAAGCGGGACATACGGCCTCTCGAGCCCACTACGGCGGAACGACGTTCAAGACGGACGCTTCTGTCGGAGAGATTCGCGAGGCGACTGCGGGCTCGCTCTAG
- a CDS encoding S-layer protein → MTQELLSRRQFGTAAVALTTVGFAGCSDDETASEDDDETFDVDDPGDLTIYFENEDGEAVSNGIEVTIENEAEDFSTTQGSEIEDGELLASGLIYEGEYTVTAESTDDEFDAVEETVTLEEGVDEELTLTLEGATPDSEIDDEE, encoded by the coding sequence ATGACGCAAGAATTGCTTTCCCGCCGCCAGTTCGGTACGGCCGCTGTCGCCCTGACGACTGTCGGATTCGCGGGCTGTTCGGACGACGAGACGGCGAGTGAGGACGATGACGAGACGTTCGACGTGGACGACCCCGGCGATCTCACGATCTACTTCGAGAACGAGGACGGGGAAGCCGTCTCCAACGGCATCGAAGTCACCATCGAGAACGAAGCGGAGGACTTCAGTACCACCCAGGGCAGCGAAATCGAAGACGGTGAGCTCCTGGCTAGCGGCCTCATCTACGAAGGCGAGTACACGGTGACCGCCGAAAGCACCGACGACGAGTTCGACGCCGTCGAGGAGACCGTCACGCTGGAGGAAGGGGTGGACGAAGAACTCACGCTCACCCTCGAGGGCGCAACGCCCGACTCTGAAATCGACGACGAAGAATAA
- the hisH gene encoding imidazole glycerol phosphate synthase subunit HisH, with translation MSTVTADRQQSLASVVVVDYGLGNLRSVTRGLERAGADVEITDDPDAFADADGVVLPGVGAFREGVENADPLREDLLEVAEAGTPLFGICLGMQMLLTTSEEGENEGESAVQGLDLIPGTNVRFAEGQKVPHMGWNELSVERDHPLVDGIDGRYAYFVHSYYAVPDDERATVATTDYEREFPSIVANEDGTVFGTQFHPEKSGETGLQILRNFVEICSRD, from the coding sequence ATGAGCACCGTTACGGCCGATCGGCAGCAGTCGCTCGCCTCCGTCGTGGTCGTCGACTACGGGCTGGGGAACCTCCGAAGCGTTACCCGCGGCTTAGAGCGAGCCGGCGCCGACGTGGAGATCACCGACGATCCGGACGCCTTCGCCGACGCCGACGGGGTCGTCCTCCCCGGCGTCGGCGCGTTCCGCGAGGGCGTCGAGAACGCCGACCCGCTTCGGGAGGACCTCCTTGAGGTCGCCGAGGCCGGCACCCCGCTGTTCGGCATCTGTCTCGGCATGCAGATGCTGCTCACGACCAGCGAGGAGGGCGAGAACGAAGGCGAGTCCGCGGTACAGGGACTCGATCTGATCCCCGGGACGAACGTCCGGTTCGCCGAGGGCCAGAAGGTCCCGCACATGGGCTGGAACGAGCTGTCGGTCGAACGCGATCATCCGCTCGTCGACGGTATCGACGGGCGGTACGCCTACTTCGTCCACTCCTACTACGCCGTCCCGGACGACGAGCGCGCGACGGTCGCGACGACCGACTACGAGCGCGAGTTCCCCTCGATCGTCGCCAACGAGGACGGCACCGTCTTCGGCACGCAGTTCCACCCCGAGAAGAGCGGCGAGACGGGGCTGCAGATTCTGCGGAACTTCGTCGAGATCTGCAGTCGAGACTGA
- a CDS encoding nuclear transport factor 2 family protein, with amino-acid sequence MVDSEPEAVVREYYEAVDDERYDDLVELFTEDVRYERPGQGAITGREELREFYLEGRPLEDGAHEVHDVVVDGNTVAVRGSFSGRQGGDTVEFEFADFHEFEDGAIARRYTFTDRDEV; translated from the coding sequence ATGGTCGACAGCGAACCGGAAGCGGTGGTACGAGAGTATTACGAGGCCGTCGATGACGAACGGTACGACGACCTCGTCGAACTGTTCACCGAGGACGTTCGGTACGAACGCCCGGGTCAGGGCGCGATCACGGGCCGGGAGGAGCTTCGGGAATTCTACCTCGAGGGTCGGCCGCTCGAGGACGGCGCGCACGAGGTCCACGACGTCGTCGTCGACGGGAACACCGTCGCGGTGCGCGGCTCCTTTTCGGGTCGGCAGGGTGGCGACACCGTCGAGTTCGAGTTCGCCGATTTCCACGAGTTCGAGGACGGCGCGATCGCGCGGCGCTACACGTTCACGGATCGGGACGAAGTATAA
- a CDS encoding uracil-DNA glycosylase, whose protein sequence is MGEMEDLCVTDCTRCPALVESRSQIVNGTGPEDPDVVFVGEGPGAREDERGEPFVGRSGSVLDEQLRTVGLDRDAVRISNCVRCRPPENRDPTKDELENCRGYLMREIDLLEPDVIVTLGKVPTEHLLDRSVAVTKAAGSVEDVRIGGTPYRVLICVHPAATLYDRSQEETFQNAIRRAAELADVDGSEGGQTRLDGF, encoded by the coding sequence ATGGGAGAGATGGAGGACCTCTGTGTCACCGACTGTACGCGCTGTCCGGCGCTCGTCGAGTCGCGCAGCCAGATCGTCAACGGCACCGGTCCCGAGGACCCCGACGTGGTGTTCGTCGGCGAAGGGCCGGGTGCGCGGGAAGACGAACGAGGCGAGCCGTTCGTCGGTCGGAGCGGTTCCGTCCTCGACGAACAGCTCCGGACCGTCGGCCTGGATCGGGACGCCGTCCGCATCAGCAACTGCGTGCGCTGTCGTCCCCCGGAGAACCGCGACCCGACGAAGGACGAACTCGAGAACTGCCGCGGCTACCTCATGCGGGAGATCGACCTGCTCGAGCCGGACGTGATCGTCACGCTCGGCAAGGTCCCGACCGAACACCTGCTCGATCGCTCGGTCGCGGTGACGAAAGCGGCCGGTTCCGTCGAGGACGTGCGGATCGGCGGCACGCCGTATCGGGTGCTGATCTGCGTCCACCCCGCGGCGACGCTGTACGACCGCAGTCAGGAGGAGACGTTTCAGAACGCCATTCGGCGCGCCGCGGAGCTCGCCGACGTCGACGGCAGCGAGGGCGGACAGACGCGACTCGACGGCTTCTAA
- a CDS encoding endonuclease dU — protein MKPGARALGVAESYRDEPGRTREGCRSTVAGAVVRADRVFDGLEYQRCTVGGTDATTAVRRLVDELGRPDVRYLLLGAVAPAWYNVLDLSRLHEVAQRPVIAVTFEASTGLEAGLEDAFSGGELEQRLETYRALPERRPVSVNDETVYVRSVGIEPEDADVVVRAFTPEGGRPEPIRVARQAARAADSYASSLE, from the coding sequence ATGAAGCCTGGGGCGCGGGCGCTGGGCGTTGCCGAGTCGTACCGCGACGAACCCGGCCGTACTCGCGAGGGGTGTCGAAGTACGGTCGCCGGAGCCGTCGTCCGGGCCGACCGCGTATTTGACGGCCTCGAGTACCAACGATGTACCGTCGGCGGCACCGACGCGACAACGGCCGTCCGCCGACTCGTCGACGAACTCGGTCGGCCCGACGTCCGGTATCTCCTGCTCGGCGCCGTCGCCCCCGCGTGGTACAACGTTCTCGATCTTTCGCGGCTCCACGAGGTCGCACAGCGGCCGGTGATCGCCGTCACCTTCGAGGCGAGCACCGGTCTCGAGGCCGGCCTCGAAGACGCTTTTTCCGGCGGGGAACTCGAGCAGCGCCTCGAGACGTATCGCGCGCTTCCGGAGCGACGGCCGGTGTCGGTCAACGACGAGACCGTCTACGTCCGGAGCGTCGGGATCGAACCGGAGGACGCCGACGTAGTCGTCCGGGCGTTTACCCCCGAAGGCGGCCGTCCGGAGCCGATCCGGGTCGCCCGGCAGGCGGCTCGAGCGGCGGACTCGTACGCGAGTTCGCTCGAGTGA
- a CDS encoding DUF5786 family protein, which yields MGFGSYDESEQQEVDADFDDDDAVQSSENSHKGTIEFENGASSDELLDRLEEIKDDS from the coding sequence ATGGGATTCGGGAGCTACGACGAATCCGAGCAACAAGAGGTCGACGCTGATTTTGACGACGATGACGCCGTTCAGTCGTCGGAGAACAGCCACAAAGGGACGATCGAGTTCGAAAACGGCGCCTCGAGCGACGAACTACTCGATCGTCTGGAGGAGATCAAGGACGATTCCTGA
- a CDS encoding MBL fold metallo-hydrolase, with the protein MEVHHVTEDAETFTCNAYLTTGDRTTLVDAGAWDGVVDEIRDHADDLDAVVMTHQHGDHVAQLEALCDAFDPEVYAYDHHPKRTHSMQDGDAVRIGDEEFDVVYTPGHADDHVSFVSESTLFSGDVVVHDDGAFDYGSFGRTDMAGQSRERLIESIEELLGRLPDGVEHMYSGHGGVFHGDVRDVVETALERAEKREPKYPDE; encoded by the coding sequence ATGGAGGTCCATCACGTCACCGAAGACGCGGAGACGTTCACGTGTAACGCCTACTTGACGACCGGCGATCGGACGACGCTCGTCGACGCCGGCGCGTGGGACGGTGTGGTCGACGAAATCCGCGATCACGCGGACGACCTCGACGCCGTCGTGATGACCCACCAGCACGGCGACCACGTCGCCCAACTCGAGGCCCTCTGCGACGCCTTCGATCCCGAGGTGTACGCCTACGACCATCACCCGAAGCGAACGCACTCGATGCAGGACGGCGACGCGGTCCGGATCGGCGACGAGGAGTTCGACGTGGTCTACACGCCGGGTCACGCCGACGACCACGTCTCGTTCGTCTCCGAGTCGACGCTGTTCTCGGGCGACGTGGTCGTCCACGACGACGGCGCCTTCGACTACGGCAGCTTCGGCCGAACCGACATGGCCGGCCAGTCCCGCGAGCGACTCATCGAGAGTATCGAGGAGTTGCTCGGGCGGCTGCCCGATGGGGTCGAGCACATGTACTCGGGTCACGGCGGCGTCTTCCACGGGGACGTGCGGGACGTGGTGGAGACGGCGCTCGAGCGGGCCGAAAAGCGGGAGCCGAAGTATCCGGACGAGTAA
- a CDS encoding VOC family protein, with product MNDDHADPEHVGGLHHLELYASDLEASLPFWDWLLGELGYETKNEWDGGRSWINGPTYVVLVQAADSDQPFDRRAAGLNHVAFHAASREQVDDLARQVRDREDATLLYEDEHPFAGGYYALYCEDPEGIKVEVVGPED from the coding sequence ATGAATGACGATCACGCCGATCCCGAGCACGTCGGCGGCCTCCACCACCTCGAACTGTACGCGTCCGACCTCGAGGCCTCGCTCCCGTTCTGGGACTGGCTGCTCGGCGAACTCGGCTACGAGACGAAAAACGAGTGGGACGGCGGTCGCTCCTGGATCAACGGCCCGACCTACGTCGTGCTCGTGCAAGCCGCCGATTCCGACCAGCCGTTCGACCGCCGAGCCGCCGGGTTGAACCACGTCGCGTTCCACGCCGCCTCTCGCGAGCAGGTCGACGACCTCGCGCGACAGGTTCGCGACCGCGAGGACGCGACTCTGCTGTACGAGGACGAGCACCCGTTCGCCGGCGGCTACTACGCGCTCTACTGCGAGGATCCGGAAGGGATCAAGGTCGAAGTCGTCGGCCCGGAGGACTGA
- the hisH gene encoding imidazole glycerol phosphate synthase subunit HisH: MNVTIIDYGVGNLRSLRRGLERADATVSISDDPAEIAAAEALVLSGVGAFEECVRNSKPFHDVLLEAAEDTPILGICVGLQLMFTESEEGAPEGETISGLDLISGRVVRLPRGEVKVPHMGWNELAIERDHPLVADIADDDFAYFVHSYCCAADEHTIASCDYGFEFAAVATNEAGNVMGTQFHPEKSGETGLQLLENFVDYARAYHADAPEAALE; this comes from the coding sequence GTGAACGTTACGATTATCGACTACGGTGTCGGCAACCTCCGGAGCCTCCGGCGCGGACTCGAGCGGGCCGACGCCACGGTTTCTATCTCGGACGATCCGGCGGAAATCGCCGCCGCCGAGGCCCTCGTGTTGTCGGGGGTCGGCGCATTCGAAGAGTGCGTACGGAACTCGAAGCCCTTCCACGACGTGCTCCTCGAGGCAGCCGAGGATACGCCGATCCTCGGCATCTGCGTTGGGCTGCAGCTCATGTTTACCGAGAGCGAAGAGGGCGCTCCGGAGGGCGAGACGATCTCGGGGCTCGACCTGATTTCGGGCCGCGTTGTCCGGCTCCCGCGAGGGGAAGTAAAAGTTCCGCACATGGGGTGGAACGAGCTCGCGATCGAGCGCGACCACCCGCTAGTTGCGGACATCGCGGATGACGATTTCGCGTACTTCGTCCACTCGTACTGCTGTGCGGCCGACGAGCATACGATCGCTTCGTGTGACTACGGGTTCGAGTTCGCCGCCGTCGCGACCAACGAGGCGGGGAACGTGATGGGAACCCAGTTCCACCCCGAGAAGAGCGGCGAAACGGGGCTGCAACTACTCGAGAACTTCGTCGACTACGCCCGCGCGTACCACGCCGACGCGCCCGAGGCGGCGCTCGAGTGA
- a CDS encoding 50S ribosomal protein L40e codes for MPSFDAAENRTLEKMICMRCNARNSPDADRCRKCGYKNLRPKAKEQRAA; via the coding sequence ATGCCAAGTTTCGACGCCGCCGAAAACCGGACGCTCGAGAAGATGATCTGCATGCGCTGTAACGCGCGAAACTCGCCGGACGCCGACCGCTGCCGCAAGTGCGGCTACAAGAATCTTCGTCCCAAGGCGAAGGAGCAGCGCGCGGCCTAA
- a CDS encoding DUF367 family protein, whose amino-acid sequence MECHVYYEGDDDPEKCTARRLEKFDRATLYRNMAQVPYGVVLNPHAERALSPADAGDSLGTLVALDCSWESAEEASFRMNGVHRALPFLVAANPVNYGRPFRLTTAEALAAALCILGDREAAEDLLKPFRWGETFLTLNEEPLRRYSECADSSEVVAVQEEYLVDEDA is encoded by the coding sequence GTGGAGTGTCACGTCTACTACGAGGGCGACGACGACCCCGAGAAGTGTACCGCGCGCCGCCTCGAGAAGTTCGACAGAGCGACGCTCTACCGCAACATGGCGCAGGTGCCCTACGGGGTCGTCCTCAATCCGCACGCCGAGCGGGCGCTCTCGCCGGCCGACGCCGGCGACTCGCTCGGCACGCTGGTCGCGCTGGACTGCTCGTGGGAGTCCGCCGAGGAGGCGTCGTTCCGGATGAACGGCGTCCACCGGGCGCTGCCCTTCCTCGTCGCCGCGAACCCGGTCAACTACGGCCGCCCCTTCCGGCTGACGACCGCCGAGGCGCTCGCGGCCGCGCTCTGCATCCTCGGCGACCGGGAGGCCGCCGAGGACCTCCTCAAGCCGTTCCGCTGGGGGGAGACGTTCCTGACGCTCAACGAGGAGCCGCTGCGCCGGTACAGCGAGTGTGCGGACTCGAGCGAGGTCGTCGCGGTCCAAGAAGAGTACCTGGTCGACGAAGATGCGTAA
- a CDS encoding Rieske (2Fe-2S) protein: MATSAGFRELLPLEELRERERAQVSVDGTPLAAFYHEDEVRVVDNRCPHMGFPLSEGSVEDGVLTCHWHHARFELACGDTFDPWADDVQTYPVEISDGMVYVNPNPERELPAAEHWANRLETGLEENLRLVVAKSTIGLLDAGVDYREPTAATLEFGTRYRDAGWGPGLTILGCMANVIDVLEPEDRKRALYTGVRRVASDCADEPPNFDQPSFSTREVEFDRLKRWFRDCVEVRDADGAERCLRTAVAAGRSEAEVAELVFAAATDHPYLSAGHVLDFANKAFETLEHVGWEHADDVSASGASGGSAEPGSAGVLSSLVDPLVTATRSDEQSSWRQPVDLVALLEDVYGGDVTEMSGLEALAVDGSEASWEPPADFQETLLSDDPEAIVDALATAVSGGATTEELAAEVVHAATARVAQFGTANEFSDWNTVHHTFTYANAVHQATRRTDAIELYRGVFDAAISVYLDRFLNTPPAPIPEPGANETGREPDAILEALLETFDAEGEVNEAGRLVGEFFDCGGDPADLKRRLGHGLLREDAGFHTLQNLEAAFRRFDLADERAGRESEGSIDLESRRRVPLIATARYMAAHFPTRREAEQTFTIAARLNRGEAIHEG, from the coding sequence ATGGCAACGTCAGCCGGGTTTCGAGAGCTCCTCCCGCTCGAGGAACTGCGGGAACGGGAGCGCGCACAGGTAAGCGTCGACGGAACGCCGCTCGCGGCGTTCTACCACGAGGACGAGGTTCGGGTCGTCGACAACCGCTGTCCGCACATGGGGTTTCCCCTCTCGGAGGGGAGCGTCGAGGACGGCGTCCTGACCTGTCACTGGCACCACGCGCGGTTCGAACTCGCCTGCGGCGACACGTTCGATCCGTGGGCCGACGACGTGCAGACCTACCCCGTCGAGATCAGCGACGGGATGGTCTACGTGAATCCGAACCCCGAGCGCGAACTGCCGGCGGCGGAGCACTGGGCGAACCGCCTCGAGACCGGTCTCGAGGAGAACCTCCGACTCGTCGTCGCGAAGTCGACGATCGGCCTGCTGGACGCCGGGGTCGACTACCGGGAGCCGACGGCGGCGACGCTCGAGTTCGGCACCCGTTACCGCGACGCGGGCTGGGGGCCGGGACTGACGATCCTCGGCTGCATGGCGAACGTGATCGACGTCCTCGAGCCCGAAGACCGGAAGCGAGCGCTGTACACCGGCGTTCGACGCGTCGCCAGCGACTGCGCGGACGAGCCGCCGAACTTCGATCAGCCGTCGTTTTCGACGCGCGAGGTCGAGTTCGACCGCCTCAAGCGCTGGTTCCGCGACTGCGTGGAGGTGCGCGACGCCGACGGGGCGGAGCGGTGTCTCCGAACCGCAGTCGCGGCGGGCCGGTCGGAGGCCGAAGTCGCCGAACTGGTCTTCGCCGCCGCGACCGACCACCCGTACCTCTCCGCCGGCCACGTGCTCGATTTCGCGAACAAAGCGTTCGAGACCCTCGAACACGTCGGCTGGGAGCACGCGGACGACGTCTCCGCGAGCGGCGCGAGCGGAGGCTCGGCAGAGCCCGGCTCTGCCGGTGTGCTCTCGAGTCTGGTCGACCCGCTCGTCACCGCGACCCGCAGCGACGAGCAGTCGTCGTGGCGCCAGCCGGTCGACCTCGTCGCCCTGCTCGAGGACGTCTACGGCGGCGACGTCACCGAGATGAGCGGGCTCGAGGCCCTCGCCGTCGACGGTTCGGAGGCGTCCTGGGAGCCACCCGCTGACTTCCAGGAGACGCTGCTCTCGGACGATCCGGAGGCCATCGTCGACGCGCTCGCGACGGCCGTCTCCGGGGGAGCGACGACCGAGGAGCTCGCCGCCGAGGTCGTCCACGCCGCCACCGCGCGCGTCGCCCAGTTCGGCACCGCCAACGAGTTCTCCGACTGGAACACGGTCCACCACACGTTCACGTACGCCAACGCGGTCCACCAGGCGACGCGGCGGACGGACGCGATCGAACTCTACCGTGGCGTCTTCGACGCCGCGATCAGCGTCTACCTCGACCGGTTCCTCAACACGCCGCCGGCGCCGATTCCTGAGCCAGGGGCGAACGAGACGGGCCGCGAGCCCGACGCGATTCTCGAGGCTCTCCTCGAGACGTTCGACGCCGAGGGCGAGGTGAACGAGGCGGGCCGGCTCGTCGGCGAGTTCTTCGACTGCGGCGGCGACCCCGCCGACCTGAAACGGAGGCTCGGCCACGGACTCCTGCGCGAGGACGCCGGCTTCCACACGCTCCAGAACCTCGAGGCCGCGTTCCGACGGTTCGACCTCGCCGATGAACGCGCGGGTCGAGAGAGCGAGGGGAGTATCGACCTCGAGTCCCGTCGTCGCGTCCCGCTGATCGCGACGGCGCGGTACATGGCCGCGCATTTCCCGACGAGACGCGAAGCCGAGCAGACGTTCACCATCGCCGCGCGACTGAACCGCGGCGAGGCGATCCACGAAGGGTGA
- a CDS encoding nuclear transport factor 2 family protein, with the protein MDAVALVERYYDALDGHEYETLEELLAPDFVQHRSDRRFESRDAFVRFMRDDRPNPDTQHELEEVIDDGDRVAVRGRVVGEGATLFEFADFFELADGKVDRLETYSR; encoded by the coding sequence ATGGACGCCGTCGCCCTCGTCGAACGATACTACGACGCCCTCGACGGACACGAGTACGAGACCCTCGAGGAACTCCTCGCCCCCGACTTCGTCCAGCACCGATCCGATCGGCGGTTCGAGAGCCGGGACGCGTTCGTCCGGTTCATGCGCGACGACCGGCCGAACCCCGACACCCAACACGAACTCGAGGAGGTGATCGACGACGGCGATCGGGTCGCGGTCCGCGGCCGCGTGGTCGGCGAAGGGGCGACGCTCTTCGAGTTCGCCGACTTCTTCGAGCTCGCGGACGGGAAAGTCGACCGGCTCGAGACCTACTCGCGCTGA
- a CDS encoding MBL fold metallo-hydrolase: MVTTLSADRLAELQDDDEEFALVDTRPEDSYESWHVSGALHFPFGPEEELDGRLEEFEELVGDAERVITICAKGLSSGNLATRLESATDAYDVQTVDGGMKGWSGVYDHVEVDIGGARIVQVQRRAKGCLSYVVGCESTGEAVVVDPTADTDEFAVAAEEADLSIVGVVDTHVHADHVSGGRQLADEFDVPYYLGDRAEERDVEFEYAPLERNEVIEVGERELKAVAAPGHTGEMINLLVDDRALLTADTLHVDSTGRTELEFSDDEGERGARMLYETLHRTILAEPESVVVLPGHVTVTADGEFSHGSPGEAIATTIRDARTGIDVLDLEEEAFVDRMADAGEKPSNYEEIIDRNRGALELPPEDRVELELGPNNCSA, translated from the coding sequence ATGGTTACGACACTCTCTGCGGATCGGCTCGCGGAGTTGCAGGACGACGACGAGGAGTTCGCGCTCGTCGACACGCGGCCCGAAGACAGCTACGAATCCTGGCACGTCTCCGGGGCGCTTCACTTCCCGTTCGGTCCCGAGGAGGAGCTCGACGGCCGCCTCGAGGAGTTCGAGGAGCTGGTCGGCGACGCCGAGCGGGTGATCACCATCTGCGCGAAGGGGCTCTCCTCCGGGAACCTGGCGACCCGGCTCGAGTCGGCCACCGACGCGTACGACGTCCAGACCGTCGACGGCGGAATGAAGGGGTGGAGCGGCGTCTACGACCACGTCGAGGTCGACATCGGCGGCGCTCGGATCGTCCAGGTCCAGCGCCGCGCGAAGGGGTGTCTGAGCTACGTCGTCGGCTGCGAGTCGACCGGCGAGGCGGTCGTCGTCGATCCGACGGCGGACACCGACGAGTTCGCGGTCGCCGCCGAAGAGGCCGACCTCTCGATCGTCGGCGTCGTCGACACGCACGTCCACGCCGACCACGTCTCCGGCGGCCGCCAGCTCGCCGACGAGTTCGACGTCCCCTACTATCTCGGCGACCGCGCCGAGGAACGCGACGTCGAGTTCGAGTACGCGCCGCTCGAGCGCAACGAGGTGATCGAGGTCGGCGAGCGCGAGCTCAAGGCCGTCGCCGCGCCGGGCCACACCGGCGAGATGATCAACCTCCTCGTGGACGACCGGGCGCTGCTGACCGCCGACACGCTCCACGTCGACTCGACCGGCCGAACGGAACTCGAATTCAGCGACGACGAAGGTGAACGGGGAGCGCGGATGCTCTACGAGACGCTTCACCGAACGATCCTGGCCGAACCCGAGAGCGTCGTCGTCCTGCCGGGACACGTAACCGTCACGGCGGACGGCGAGTTCTCCCACGGCTCGCCGGGCGAGGCGATCGCGACGACGATCCGCGACGCGCGCACGGGCATCGACGTACTCGACCTCGAGGAGGAGGCGTTCGTCGACCGGATGGCCGACGCCGGCGAGAAGCCCTCGAACTACGAGGAGATCATCGACCGCAACCGGGGCGCCCTCGAACTGCCGCCCGAGGATCGCGTCGAGCTCGAGCTGGGGCCGAACAACTGCTCGGCGTGA